A section of the Arcobacter roscoffensis genome encodes:
- a CDS encoding M16 family metallopeptidase, with the protein MKFSKLLLATMIIQGSLMSAVIKHIKIDDIKVPVIFEEQKSLPTLNLQLVFQDSGYIQDKEKNGLVSLSSKLLNEGTKDLGSTKFAQKLEENAISLSTSNGFETFVIELSNIKDVSNKSIDLLTQLLSSPNYSDNVLDKLKTIQIGALKRKENDFDYTARNLLKSTLFENTSLQNPSSGTIDSISKIKLDDIKEFLNETLVLNKLIIVAGGDFDYEEFKKLIKPLLKTLKKGEKPSLDKIKFKSKQKEEIVLKDTQQAYIYFGSSYDVETKDKDSYMAKVASFILGGSGFGSRLMEEIRVKRGLAYSAYGYISVNKSHSYFTGYLQTKNETANEAKELVASIVKDFVKKGVTAEELEAAKNFLTGSEPLRSETLAQRLNRAFTLYYRGLPTDYSKKELEKIQNLKVEDLNEYIKSHDEINKLTFAIVRK; encoded by the coding sequence ATGAAATTTTCAAAACTTTTATTAGCAACAATGATTATACAAGGGAGTTTAATGAGTGCAGTAATAAAGCATATAAAAATAGATGATATTAAAGTACCTGTAATTTTTGAAGAACAAAAAAGTTTACCAACGCTAAACTTACAATTAGTTTTTCAAGATTCAGGATATATTCAAGATAAAGAAAAAAATGGATTAGTAAGTCTTTCTTCAAAGCTTTTAAATGAAGGAACAAAAGACTTAGGTTCTACAAAGTTTGCACAAAAGCTAGAAGAAAATGCTATTTCACTAAGTACTTCAAATGGTTTTGAAACATTTGTAATTGAGTTATCTAATATAAAAGATGTAAGTAATAAATCTATTGATTTATTGACACAACTTTTAAGTTCTCCAAACTATAGTGATAATGTTTTAGATAAGTTAAAAACTATACAAATTGGAGCATTAAAAAGAAAAGAGAATGATTTTGATTATACAGCTAGAAATCTTTTAAAGTCTACTTTATTTGAAAATACATCTCTACAAAACCCAAGTTCTGGGACTATTGACTCTATTTCTAAAATTAAACTAGATGATATTAAAGAGTTTTTAAATGAAACCTTGGTTTTAAATAAATTAATTATTGTTGCAGGTGGAGATTTTGATTATGAAGAGTTTAAAAAATTAATCAAACCACTTTTAAAAACACTTAAAAAAGGTGAAAAACCATCACTTGATAAAATTAAATTCAAATCAAAACAAAAAGAAGAAATAGTTTTAAAAGATACTCAACAAGCTTACATTTATTTTGGAAGTTCTTATGATGTTGAAACAAAAGACAAAGACTCTTATATGGCAAAAGTAGCATCATTTATTTTAGGTGGTTCTGGTTTTGGTTCAAGACTTATGGAAGAAATTAGAGTAAAAAGAGGATTAGCGTATAGTGCTTATGGGTATATTTCAGTTAATAAATCACACTCTTACTTTACAGGATACTTACAAACTAAAAATGAAACTGCAAATGAAGCAAAAGAATTAGTAGCTTCTATTGTAAAAGATTTTGTTAAAAAAGGTGTTACAGCTGAAGAATTAGAAGCTGCAAAAAACTTTTTAACTGGAAGTGAGCCTTTAAGAAGTGAGACATTAGCTCAAAGATTAAACAGAGCCTTTACTCTTTATTATAGAGGTTTACCTACTGATTATTCTAAAAAAGAGTTAGAGAAGATTCAAAACTTAAAAGTTGAAGATTTAAATGAATATATCAAATCTCATGATGAGATTAATAAATTGACTTTTGCAATAGTAAGGAAATAG
- a CDS encoding class 1 fructose-bisphosphatase — translation MQDIIKAIEEASIKIKDLIETGDTGKSEQENSTGDTQLKLDIASDVIIENIFKQIPSIKAIVSEEQEEIVDLNEDGEYLIAYDPLDGSSLVDVNLSVGSIYGIYKNEFNAQNIVASIYVVFGPRVEMVVATDDVKMYRLLKGKFEFIQNIVLNEKGKLNAPGSTQNCWAPYHKQMIDDIFQDGYRLRYSGGMVPDLHQILLKGGGLFSYPGTTDRPKGKLRQLFEVFPFAYTYEKANGGAVDGFKRALEVETTHIHDTTPCFFGSKTEINRVLEVYKNNG, via the coding sequence ATGCAAGATATAATTAAAGCAATTGAAGAAGCAAGTATAAAAATCAAAGACCTTATTGAAACAGGTGATACAGGTAAAAGTGAACAAGAAAATTCAACAGGTGATACACAATTAAAACTCGATATCGCAAGTGATGTTATAATTGAAAATATTTTCAAACAAATTCCAAGTATTAAAGCTATTGTTTCAGAAGAGCAGGAAGAGATTGTAGATTTAAATGAAGATGGTGAATATTTAATCGCTTATGATCCATTAGATGGTTCATCTTTGGTTGATGTTAATTTATCTGTTGGTTCGATTTATGGTATTTATAAAAATGAGTTCAATGCACAAAATATTGTAGCATCTATATATGTGGTATTTGGTCCAAGAGTTGAAATGGTAGTTGCGACTGATGATGTAAAAATGTATAGATTGTTAAAAGGTAAGTTTGAATTTATTCAAAATATAGTTTTAAATGAAAAAGGTAAGTTAAATGCCCCTGGATCTACTCAAAACTGTTGGGCACCTTACCATAAGCAGATGATTGATGATATTTTCCAAGATGGATATAGATTAAGATATTCAGGTGGAATGGTTCCTGATTTACATCAAATTCTATTAAAAGGTGGAGGATTATTCTCTTATCCTGGAACTACTGATAGACCAAAAGGTAAATTAAGACAATTATTCGAAGTTTTCCCATTTGCTTACACTTATGAAAAAGCAAATGGTGGTGCAGTTGATGGATTTAAAAGAGCATTAGAAGTTGAAACAACACATATTCATGATACAACACCATGTTTCTTCGGATCTAAGACAGAGATAAATAGAGTATTAGAAGTATATAAAAACAATGGATAA
- a CDS encoding lytic transglycosylase domain-containing protein, with translation MKRLATSLICFFTLTSASLTANETTFLKKDFKPTLSWLEEKPESYARDFFIIQYLNQNNISDEEAKKAYDLAKRKSSRVNKAYKKYSDKIPIEDLKCYRATSKELFLEEDRCLALGLTLKEATKLPTSYVKEAVRRVSKYPTLMNDLEIIAANQPFLEILKTYPHRYYRIFFDVGEEYRLKELNHPMPKEFIHKLSLEKDFNKFIRYTVPNPKYKYIQKSLFEVEDNKLLSHQTLFFLSMNALAHKKEDIALSYLSKASKKAYFRMDKDKVLFWEYLVTKNKEILEQLSNSWDVNIYSLYAKELLDKKIDNVFYDLEVVNKETSFDISNQFDWINVLDDIKKGLDKEKLLKYQNEIFTNEDTKPHMAYLLEKYANYKEQYFITPYMDEVKKYSLENQVYIYALGRQESRFIPSSISFATAQGMMQIMPFLSKALAKQLDIPYNIYEQFVPSINIKFANKHLETLKRQFDNNPLFIAYAYNGGPGYTRKQFRRGLFSKINKKYEPFLSIELISYNETRRYGKKVLANYYIYNNYLNKKNKKSLSSIFQTLTAP, from the coding sequence ATGAAAAGGCTAGCAACTTCACTAATTTGTTTTTTCACACTTACTTCTGCTTCATTAACTGCTAATGAAACAACATTTCTAAAAAAAGATTTTAAACCTACTCTTTCTTGGCTTGAGGAAAAGCCTGAGTCTTATGCCAGAGATTTTTTTATAATTCAATATTTAAATCAAAATAATATTTCAGATGAAGAAGCTAAAAAGGCTTATGACTTAGCAAAAAGAAAATCAAGTAGAGTAAATAAAGCATATAAAAAATATAGTGATAAAATTCCTATAGAAGATTTAAAATGTTATAGAGCAACAAGTAAAGAACTTTTTTTAGAAGAAGATAGGTGTTTAGCTTTAGGACTTACTTTAAAAGAAGCAACTAAACTTCCAACATCTTATGTAAAAGAAGCTGTAAGAAGAGTTTCAAAATACCCTACTTTGATGAATGATTTAGAAATAATAGCTGCAAATCAACCTTTTTTAGAGATTTTAAAAACATATCCACATAGATATTATCGAATCTTTTTTGATGTGGGTGAAGAGTATAGACTAAAAGAGTTAAATCATCCAATGCCAAAAGAGTTTATTCATAAGCTATCACTGGAGAAAGATTTTAACAAATTTATTAGATACACTGTTCCTAATCCTAAATATAAATATATTCAAAAATCACTATTTGAAGTTGAAGACAACAAACTTTTAAGTCATCAAACACTTTTCTTTTTATCAATGAATGCTTTAGCTCATAAAAAAGAAGATATAGCTTTAAGTTATCTTTCAAAAGCTTCTAAAAAAGCATATTTTAGAATGGATAAAGATAAAGTACTTTTTTGGGAGTATTTAGTTACTAAAAATAAAGAAATTTTAGAACAATTAAGTAATAGTTGGGATGTGAATATTTATTCATTATATGCAAAAGAACTTTTAGATAAAAAAATCGATAATGTTTTTTATGACCTAGAAGTAGTTAATAAAGAAACATCTTTTGATATTAGCAATCAATTTGATTGGATAAACGTTTTAGATGATATAAAAAAAGGTTTAGATAAAGAAAAACTTTTAAAGTATCAAAACGAGATATTCACAAATGAAGATACTAAACCTCATATGGCATATTTGCTTGAAAAGTATGCTAACTATAAAGAACAATATTTTATTACACCGTATATGGATGAAGTAAAAAAATATAGTTTAGAAAATCAAGTATATATTTATGCTTTAGGAAGACAAGAGAGTAGATTTATACCCTCTTCTATTTCTTTTGCAACTGCACAAGGAATGATGCAAATAATGCCATTTTTATCAAAAGCTTTAGCTAAACAGCTTGATATACCTTATAATATTTATGAGCAGTTTGTTCCTTCTATAAATATAAAGTTTGCAAATAAGCATTTGGAGACTTTAAAAAGACAATTTGATAATAATCCATTATTTATAGCTTATGCTTATAATGGAGGCCCTGGATATACTAGAAAACAATTTAGAAGAGGTTTATTTAGTAAAATAAATAAAAAGTATGAACCATTTTTAAGTATAGAACTAATTTCTTATAATGAAACTAGAAGATATGGGAAAAAAGTTCTTGCAAACTATTATATTTACAATAACTATTTAAATAAGAAAAATAAGAAGAGTTTATCTTCTATTTTTCAAACTTTAACTGCGCCTTAG
- a CDS encoding sirohydrochlorin chelatase, protein MNTLLVIAHGSRLKESNEEIIKFAKSIKDLSDDSFDVKYAYLELAEPSIFESLDSCIKNNPSGKIKILPYFLAKGKHVKVDIPNEIDKIKELYKNANIEVLPHLGKIDGLAQLIINNYALNEK, encoded by the coding sequence ATGAATACATTATTAGTTATTGCTCATGGAAGCAGACTTAAAGAATCAAATGAAGAAATTATAAAATTTGCAAAAAGTATTAAAGATTTAAGTGATGATAGTTTTGATGTAAAATATGCTTATTTAGAATTAGCCGAGCCTAGTATTTTTGAATCATTAGACTCTTGTATTAAAAATAATCCAAGTGGAAAAATTAAGATACTACCCTATTTTTTAGCAAAAGGAAAACATGTAAAAGTTGATATTCCAAATGAGATTGATAAAATCAAAGAGTTATATAAAAATGCAAATATTGAAGTCTTACCACATCTAGGAAAAATAGATGGTTTAGCTCAACTCATTATTAATAACTACGCCTTAAATGAAAAATGA
- the bamA gene encoding outer membrane protein assembly factor BamA — protein sequence MKNKAVLFSLACATALCANTIKSIEYKNLNKISPKIVNETLGFKAGDKLDNEKLNNAIKKFYDFGYFDDIVVFNNNGNVELVFNEKPSIAKVEIKGYKTREDEIEIMKDFMKVKKGVMYTKQRLEEGKKVILDLLESEGYINSVVEIDTEKLNENSVKVTYNVNKGDEIIIKKANYYGSDKLDGDDFEDVTANNEKEFASWWFGQNSGEVKVDELKFDSRRINELYFENGYLDAQVKKPYLNIDFASNQANLDFFITEGQKYTTNDIKIYVDSTIVDPKYLQENLDLIVGNTFNIKKLRADQDFIKTQVANQGYAFAQVKFDIKENTKDATVDVVFNVIPGNKVYINDVKISGNTRTLDRVIRRNVYLAPGDLYNATDLKDSISKLRRTRSFDDVKIEEKRVSEDKIDLLVKVVETSTGSLIVGGGYGSYDKLMINASVSDSSIFGSGIGVGVNADLSATRSKFSFNVKNPAINDSEYNGEFEIHNSDDEITRDTYDLDKNSLGFSVSVGKEVVRDMYVGLRYRLDTIEEDYQYDDTFKNNNPKYYQDAEYITSSITPYLNFDNTDDFYVPREGYKMSSSLEFAGVGGDSEYLKSTTSFKYFHSIEDMTELDWIFRFKTQMKVLADLGQLNPGDSLYMGGVRSLRGYKSYAFGPNNDEGIKETPYKRLWTNSLELNFPLSDSAKMRWGVFYDYGMTGVDDFTDVKRSSTGALLEWISPVGPLQLIFAQPLDDEEGDETSSFEFSLGASF from the coding sequence GTGAAAAATAAAGCAGTACTATTTTCTTTAGCGTGTGCAACAGCACTTTGTGCAAACACGATAAAATCTATTGAATATAAAAATTTGAATAAAATATCGCCTAAAATCGTAAATGAAACTTTAGGTTTTAAAGCTGGTGACAAACTTGATAATGAAAAGTTAAATAATGCTATAAAAAAGTTTTATGACTTCGGTTATTTTGATGATATAGTTGTCTTTAATAATAACGGAAATGTTGAATTAGTCTTTAATGAAAAACCTTCCATCGCAAAGGTTGAAATTAAAGGTTATAAAACAAGAGAAGACGAAATTGAAATCATGAAGGATTTCATGAAAGTTAAAAAAGGTGTTATGTATACTAAGCAAAGACTAGAAGAAGGTAAGAAAGTAATTCTTGATCTTCTAGAAAGCGAAGGGTATATAAACTCTGTTGTTGAGATAGATACAGAAAAATTAAATGAAAACTCTGTAAAAGTTACTTATAATGTAAATAAGGGTGATGAGATTATCATTAAAAAAGCCAACTATTATGGTTCTGACAAACTTGATGGGGATGACTTTGAAGATGTAACAGCAAATAATGAAAAAGAGTTTGCTTCATGGTGGTTTGGTCAAAATAGTGGTGAAGTAAAAGTTGATGAACTTAAATTTGATTCTAGAAGAATAAATGAATTATATTTTGAAAATGGTTATTTAGATGCACAAGTTAAAAAACCATATTTAAATATTGATTTTGCTTCAAATCAAGCTAATCTTGACTTCTTTATTACAGAGGGACAAAAATATACTACGAATGATATAAAAATCTATGTAGACTCTACTATTGTAGATCCTAAATATCTTCAAGAAAATTTAGATTTAATTGTTGGAAACACTTTTAATATCAAAAAATTAAGAGCTGACCAAGATTTTATAAAAACACAAGTTGCAAATCAAGGTTATGCTTTTGCACAAGTTAAGTTCGATATTAAGGAAAACACAAAAGACGCTACAGTTGATGTAGTATTTAATGTGATTCCAGGAAATAAAGTTTATATAAATGATGTAAAAATTTCTGGAAATACTAGAACTTTAGATAGAGTTATCAGAAGAAATGTATATTTAGCACCAGGTGATTTATATAATGCAACTGATTTAAAAGACTCTATTTCAAAACTTAGAAGAACAAGAAGTTTTGATGATGTAAAAATCGAAGAGAAAAGAGTATCAGAAGATAAAATAGATTTACTTGTTAAAGTAGTTGAAACTTCTACAGGTTCACTTATTGTTGGTGGTGGATATGGTTCATATGATAAACTTATGATTAATGCTTCTGTTAGTGACTCAAGTATTTTTGGTTCAGGGATTGGTGTTGGAGTAAATGCTGATTTATCTGCAACTAGAAGTAAGTTCTCGTTTAACGTTAAAAACCCAGCCATTAATGATAGTGAATATAATGGTGAATTTGAAATTCATAATAGTGATGATGAAATCACAAGAGATACTTATGATTTAGATAAAAACTCTTTAGGTTTCTCTGTTTCAGTTGGAAAAGAAGTTGTAAGAGATATGTATGTTGGATTAAGATACAGACTTGATACTATTGAAGAAGATTATCAATATGATGATACTTTTAAAAATAATAATCCTAAGTATTATCAAGATGCTGAGTATATTACAAGTTCAATTACTCCATATCTAAACTTTGATAATACAGATGATTTTTATGTACCAAGAGAAGGTTATAAAATGTCTTCATCTTTAGAGTTTGCAGGTGTTGGTGGAGATTCAGAATATTTAAAATCAACTACTTCATTTAAATATTTCCACTCTATTGAAGATATGACTGAACTTGATTGGATTTTTAGATTTAAAACACAAATGAAAGTATTAGCTGATTTAGGTCAGTTAAATCCAGGTGATTCATTATATATGGGTGGTGTAAGATCACTTAGAGGTTACAAATCTTATGCTTTTGGTCCAAATAATGATGAAGGTATTAAGGAAACACCATATAAGAGATTATGGACGAACTCTTTAGAATTAAACTTCCCACTATCAGATAGTGCAAAAATGAGATGGGGAGTATTTTATGATTATGGTATGACTGGTGTTGATGATTTTACTGATGTAAAAAGATCAAGTACAGGTGCCTTACTTGAGTGGATTTCACCTGTTGGACCTTTACAGTTAATCTTTGCACAACCACTTGATGATGAAGAAGGAGATGAGACTTCATCATTTGAATTCTCACTAGGAGCTAGTTTTTAA
- a CDS encoding prephenate dehydrogenase produces MNIGIVGLGLMGGSFAKAVKRYAIATKVYGYARSEKSKKEIAELNLVDELVDIKTLKEKCDLIVLAIPVDNIISIIPEFLDIKDTTTIMDLGSTKDFIVKNIPESIRQNFIAAHPMTGTEKSGPKAAIDDLYEGKTVVLCNLEDNENIHVNRAFKVFQAIGMRIVVMDSDEHDIHACYMSHLPHAISYSLANTVMGHEDPKSIIALAAGGFKDMSRIAKSSPDMWTDIFKQNRENLLKSIDLFEDHMKKVRTMVEEEDYDDLKEWMKKANSLHEIL; encoded by the coding sequence TTGAATATAGGAATTGTTGGTTTAGGACTAATGGGTGGTTCGTTTGCAAAGGCTGTAAAAAGATATGCAATAGCCACAAAGGTATACGGTTATGCAAGAAGTGAAAAATCTAAAAAAGAAATAGCAGAATTAAACCTTGTAGATGAGTTAGTAGATATAAAAACTCTAAAAGAAAAGTGTGATTTAATTGTTTTAGCCATTCCAGTTGATAATATAATCTCTATTATCCCAGAATTTTTAGATATTAAAGATACTACAACAATTATGGATTTGGGATCAACTAAAGATTTTATTGTTAAAAATATTCCAGAATCTATTAGACAAAATTTTATAGCAGCCCATCCAATGACAGGTACAGAAAAATCTGGACCAAAAGCTGCTATTGATGATTTATATGAAGGTAAGACTGTAGTTTTATGTAATCTTGAAGACAATGAAAACATACATGTAAATAGAGCCTTTAAAGTTTTTCAAGCAATTGGCATGAGAATTGTTGTTATGGATTCTGATGAACATGATATACATGCTTGTTATATGTCTCATTTACCACATGCTATTTCATATTCATTAGCAAATACAGTAATGGGACATGAAGATCCAAAATCTATTATAGCTCTTGCTGCTGGTGGATTTAAAGATATGAGTAGAATTGCAAAATCTAGTCCTGATATGTGGACTGATATTTTTAAACAAAATAGAGAAAATCTTTTAAAATCTATAGATTTATTTGAAGACCATATGAAAAAAGTAAGAACGATGGTTGAAGAAGAAGATTATGATGATTTAAAAGAGTGGATGAAAAAAGCAAATAGTTTACATGAGATACTTTAA
- the gltX gene encoding glutamate--tRNA ligase gives MLRFAPSPTRSMNISDLRVAIYNYIVSKQKNEGLTVRIEDIEKDKIVEGKDKEILELLSLFSIDYSRAAHQSDSLKYHQKMAMQLMAQKKAFACFCGDVKLDELKEEAKKAGKPFKYDGFCETLSDETVLNTNAPFTVRIKEANASIRFTDLLQGDFKIKPLEMNSFIILNHDKTPTYDYACAVDDMIMDISTVIRDEKHLDSTANQIHVRKSLSYDKKIDYVHLTTIDNADEISVKSLIEEGFLPSAIANYIVLLGNKTPKEIFSLEEAIEWLDITKISKETLSFDMDKLKQINKKHLAALDDMRLSKILGYADTDLGKLGKIFLEDFSTIKEVKTKLDTVFAQKVTYEGYEKEFVEIKLCVQDAPFFENFEDLVKYVSEKTGFKDESLQKPLSFILTAQDDYSKLENIYPLIKNYIGEIAK, from the coding sequence TTGTTAAGATTTGCACCTAGCCCAACAAGAAGTATGAATATTAGTGATTTAAGAGTTGCTATTTATAATTATATTGTTTCAAAACAAAAGAATGAAGGTTTAACTGTAAGAATTGAAGATATTGAAAAAGATAAGATAGTTGAAGGAAAAGACAAGGAAATTTTAGAGCTTTTAAGTCTTTTCTCAATTGATTATTCAAGAGCTGCTCATCAAAGTGACTCTTTAAAATATCATCAAAAAATGGCAATGCAACTTATGGCTCAAAAAAAAGCTTTTGCTTGTTTTTGTGGAGATGTAAAGCTTGATGAGTTAAAAGAAGAAGCTAAAAAAGCTGGAAAGCCTTTTAAATATGATGGGTTCTGTGAAACTTTATCAGATGAAACAGTTTTAAATACAAATGCACCTTTTACTGTAAGAATTAAAGAAGCAAATGCAAGTATTAGATTTACTGATTTATTACAAGGTGATTTTAAAATTAAACCTTTGGAGATGAACTCTTTTATTATTTTAAATCATGATAAAACACCAACATATGATTATGCTTGTGCAGTTGATGATATGATTATGGATATTTCAACTGTTATTAGAGACGAAAAGCATTTAGATTCTACTGCTAATCAAATTCATGTAAGGAAATCTCTATCTTATGATAAAAAGATAGATTATGTTCATTTAACTACTATTGATAATGCAGATGAAATATCAGTTAAATCTTTAATTGAGGAAGGTTTTCTTCCTAGTGCTATTGCAAACTATATAGTACTTTTAGGAAATAAAACACCAAAAGAGATTTTCTCATTAGAAGAAGCAATTGAGTGGTTAGATATTACAAAAATTTCAAAAGAAACTTTATCTTTTGATATGGATAAATTAAAACAAATAAATAAAAAGCACTTAGCTGCTTTAGATGATATGAGATTATCTAAGATTTTAGGTTATGCTGATACTGATTTAGGGAAACTTGGAAAAATATTTTTAGAAGACTTTTCTACTATAAAAGAAGTAAAAACAAAACTTGATACTGTTTTTGCTCAAAAAGTAACTTATGAAGGTTATGAAAAAGAGTTTGTTGAAATCAAACTTTGTGTACAAGACGCACCTTTCTTTGAAAACTTTGAAGATTTAGTAAAATATGTATCAGAAAAAACAGGTTTTAAAGATGAGTCTTTACAGAAGCCTTTAAGTTTTATTTTAACAGCTCAAGATGATTATTCTAAATTAGAGAATATTTATCCTTTAATTAAAAACTATATAGGAGAAATTGCAAAATGA
- the mobB gene encoding molybdopterin-guanine dinucleotide biosynthesis protein B gives MNNKRLVVALSGPSNSGKTTVIVKLSEALQAKGFKVCIIKHDPKDKATFDIEGKDSYKFSQTGANVAVVSPNRTTVFKKQTSSVDEIISLFDEFDYLFVEGLKTLELPRISIFRNKLEESYFPCTDAIACDDTIDKDKIPTNIYKLDLNNPEEIISWIDKNAKRV, from the coding sequence ATGAATAATAAAAGATTAGTGGTGGCTTTATCTGGCCCATCAAATAGTGGAAAAACTACTGTTATTGTTAAGCTATCAGAAGCCCTTCAGGCTAAAGGCTTTAAAGTTTGTATTATAAAACATGATCCAAAGGATAAAGCTACTTTTGATATTGAAGGAAAAGATTCATACAAATTTAGTCAAACAGGTGCAAATGTTGCAGTTGTAAGTCCCAATAGAACTACAGTATTTAAAAAACAGACATCTTCTGTTGATGAAATAATTAGTTTGTTTGATGAATTTGACTATTTGTTTGTGGAAGGCTTAAAAACACTAGAACTTCCAAGAATATCTATTTTCAGAAATAAATTAGAAGAATCTTATTTCCCTTGTACAGATGCAATAGCTTGTGATGATACTATTGATAAAGATAAAATCCCTACTAATATTTATAAATTAGATTTAAACAATCCAGAAGAGATAATTTCGTGGATTGATAAAAACGCAAAAAGAGTGTAA
- a CDS encoding dehypoxanthine futalosine cyclase, translated as MVKKFENKIDKDIINRRISNEEALDLIKNASLLELGELASLKKDQLHPNKVTTFIVDRNINYTNVCWVDCKFCAFYRHGRDDDSYVLKFDEIDEKIDELLEIGGTQILFQGGVHPKLKIDYYEELVEHIHTKYPQITIHGFSAIEIHFIARVSKISKLEVLKRLQAKGLSSIPGAGAEILSDRVRDIIAPNKMDSEEWLEIHRLAHSIGMKTTATMMFGTVETDEEIIEHWEMLRKLQDETGGFRAFIMWSFQGQNTQLAKEQPDIKPQSSNRYLRLLAVSRLYLDNFRNMQSSWVTQGSYIGQMALRFGANDLGSTMMEENVVKAAGAANRMNQDEMIRLIKDVEEKPAKRNTAYEILERY; from the coding sequence ATGGTTAAAAAATTTGAAAACAAAATAGATAAAGATATTATAAATAGAAGAATATCAAATGAAGAAGCATTAGATTTAATTAAAAATGCTTCACTTTTAGAGTTAGGTGAATTAGCGTCTTTAAAAAAAGATCAACTACACCCAAATAAAGTAACTACATTTATAGTTGATAGAAATATTAACTATACAAATGTATGTTGGGTTGATTGTAAATTCTGTGCATTTTATAGACATGGAAGAGATGATGATTCATATGTATTAAAATTTGATGAAATTGATGAAAAAATTGATGAATTACTTGAAATTGGTGGAACACAAATCCTATTCCAAGGTGGGGTTCATCCAAAATTAAAGATTGATTATTATGAAGAGTTAGTTGAGCATATTCATACAAAATACCCTCAAATTACTATTCATGGTTTTTCAGCTATTGAAATTCATTTTATTGCAAGAGTATCAAAAATATCAAAACTTGAAGTTTTAAAAAGATTACAAGCTAAGGGTTTAAGTTCAATTCCAGGAGCTGGAGCTGAGATATTATCTGATAGAGTAAGAGATATAATTGCACCAAATAAAATGGACTCAGAAGAGTGGTTAGAAATACATAGACTTGCTCACTCAATTGGTATGAAAACAACTGCTACTATGATGTTCGGTACAGTTGAAACAGATGAAGAGATTATAGAACACTGGGAAATGCTTAGAAAACTACAAGATGAAACAGGTGGATTTAGAGCCTTTATTATGTGGTCTTTCCAAGGTCAAAATACACAACTTGCAAAAGAGCAACCAGATATAAAACCTCAATCATCTAATAGATATTTAAGATTATTAGCAGTTTCAAGACTTTATTTAGATAATTTTAGAAATATGCAAAGTTCTTGGGTTACGCAAGGGTCATATATAGGACAAATGGCTTTAAGATTTGGAGCTAATGACCTAGGTAGTACAATGATGGAAGAAAATGTAGTAAAAGCAGCTGGGGCAGCAAACAGAATGAATCAAGATGAGATGATTAGATTGATTAAAGATGTTGAAGAAAAACCAGCAAAAAGAAATACTGCATATGAGATACTTGAAAGGTATTAA
- a CDS encoding YggT family protein gives MIDALLASIFTVVLGIIFLYKWVIIISAILSWVKPDPYNPVVQMLYRLTEPAYALVRKYIPTVFGGMDLAPIILIFALIFLETFLKSLAF, from the coding sequence ATGATAGATGCACTTTTAGCTTCAATTTTTACAGTTGTTTTAGGGATTATTTTTTTATACAAATGGGTAATTATTATTTCAGCTATTTTATCATGGGTTAAACCAGACCCTTATAATCCAGTAGTTCAAATGTTATATAGATTAACAGAACCTGCTTATGCACTTGTGAGAAAATATATTCCTACAGTTTTTGGAGGAATGGATTTAGCACCTATAATTTTAATATTTGCTTTAATTTTCTTAGAAACATTCCTAAAAAGTCTAGCCTTTTAA